In Fibrobacter sp. UWH6, the following are encoded in one genomic region:
- a CDS encoding multidrug effflux MFS transporter, which produces MSSKSKFTFLMFLLGMLSAFGPFVTDLYLPALPNLADYFKATPSASQLSLTMSMLGLSIGQLFIGPLSDKYGRKRLLLICLVLFVFGTMACIVSPDIATFNICRLIQGLAASGGIVIARSVSADSYRGPVLTKFLAMVSAVNGVAPIAAPVLGGFLLNFMSWKGTFAVLLVYGFILLFMAGKFQESLAPRRRSQKPLLSSFTLYVDVFRNREFVRYFAVCSASMIVLFGYIASSPFIFQKLYGLSPMGFSFCFALIAFCTAVGCASSGKIRSDRTAIKIAGFGVFFASLAVAACLLTHAPLPLLQLSFMVTTFMFGLMQPPASALALNAERKNAGTASAAMGAAGFLMGGIASPIVGLGDIAVSASAMLVTGGFLTMVFMLVAKAKMPKKG; this is translated from the coding sequence GTGAGTTCCAAATCAAAATTCACGTTCTTGATGTTCCTTCTGGGAATGCTTTCTGCCTTCGGGCCCTTCGTTACAGACCTCTACTTGCCGGCTTTGCCGAACCTGGCTGACTACTTTAAGGCGACGCCTTCTGCTTCGCAGTTGAGTCTTACCATGAGTATGCTGGGGCTCTCCATCGGTCAGCTGTTCATTGGTCCTCTTAGCGATAAGTATGGTCGCAAGCGACTGCTCCTGATTTGCCTTGTGCTGTTCGTTTTCGGTACCATGGCCTGTATCGTGAGCCCGGACATTGCCACCTTTAATATCTGCCGCTTGATTCAAGGTCTTGCGGCATCTGGCGGCATCGTGATCGCCCGTTCTGTTTCTGCCGATAGTTACCGCGGCCCGGTGCTGACAAAGTTTTTGGCCATGGTCAGCGCCGTGAATGGGGTGGCTCCTATTGCAGCACCTGTGCTGGGCGGCTTCCTGCTGAACTTTATGAGCTGGAAGGGAACTTTTGCGGTGCTTCTCGTTTACGGTTTCATCTTGCTGTTTATGGCAGGGAAGTTCCAGGAAAGTCTTGCGCCTCGCCGTCGCAGTCAGAAGCCGTTACTTTCTAGCTTTACCTTGTATGTAGACGTCTTCCGCAACAGGGAGTTCGTCCGCTATTTTGCGGTTTGTTCCGCTTCCATGATCGTGCTGTTTGGCTACATCGCTTCGTCGCCCTTCATTTTCCAGAAACTGTATGGCCTTTCTCCCATGGGCTTTAGTTTCTGCTTTGCCTTGATCGCCTTCTGTACGGCGGTGGGCTGCGCCTCTTCCGGCAAGATCCGCAGTGATCGCACTGCCATCAAGATTGCGGGCTTCGGTGTGTTCTTTGCAAGCCTTGCCGTTGCCGCCTGCCTCTTGACCCATGCGCCGCTGCCTCTGTTGCAGTTGAGCTTCATGGTCACGACCTTCATGTTCGGTTTGATGCAGCCGCCCGCCAGCGCCCTGGCCTTGAACGCCGAACGCAAGAATGCTGGCACCGCTTCCGCCGCCATGGGGGCAGCCGGCTTCCTGATGGGCGGTATCGCTTCGCCGATTGTTGGCTTGGGCGATATTGCCGTGAGTGCTTCGGCCATGCTGGTGACCGGTGGATTTTTGACCATGGTCTTTATGCTGGTGGCCAAGGCTAAAATGCCTAAAAAAGGTTAG
- a CDS encoding phosphoenolpyruvate carboxykinase (GTP) has protein sequence MSLTLNDIKHPKIKAWVEEVIAMCEPDNVVVTDGSVEEYNTLMQKCVDAGLATKLAKKENCYLFRSLPSDVARVESRTFISSVKEEDAGPTNHWIDPVELKKTMSGLYKGCMHGRTMYVIPFCMGPLGSAISKNGIEITDSEYVVLNMDIMTRAGKKVLDIFNADPNADFVPCLHSVGKPLNNGEKDNGIWPCADVEFKYISQFPEEHLVWSYGSGYGGNALLGKKCFALRIATVLARDEGWLAEHMLILKLTNPKGEVKYVTGAFPSACGKTNLAMLIPTIPGWKVETIGDDIAWMKFGADGRLYAINPEAGFFGVAPGTSAESNKNALISAEKNTIYTNCALTEDGDVWWEGIGYPATGKLVDWKGNTRDALPKDKAPKGEEMAHPNARFTAPAYQCPCIAEEWENPAGVPISAILFGGRRPSTIPLVHQSLSWNHGVFLGSIVGSEITAASTINAAEVGKIRRDPFAILPFCGYNMGDYFKHWIEIGKKSTEDKLPKIFYVNWFRKDADNAELPGGFMWPGYGDNSRVLAWIFDRCNGVDNAKETPIGLMPADGALNVEGLAECYKKTLPAITSVDVEGWKKELADVKENHYPKFGAHLPKELNDIIDMIQDRLNKA, from the coding sequence ATGTCTCTTACTCTGAACGACATCAAGCACCCGAAGATCAAGGCTTGGGTTGAAGAAGTCATCGCAATGTGCGAACCGGATAACGTTGTTGTTACCGACGGTTCCGTTGAAGAATACAACACTCTTATGCAGAAGTGCGTTGACGCTGGTCTCGCTACTAAGCTCGCTAAGAAGGAAAACTGCTACCTGTTCCGTTCTCTCCCGTCTGACGTGGCTCGTGTTGAATCCCGTACCTTCATCTCTTCTGTTAAGGAAGAAGACGCAGGTCCGACCAACCACTGGATCGACCCGGTTGAACTGAAGAAGACCATGTCCGGTCTCTACAAGGGTTGTATGCACGGCCGTACCATGTACGTGATTCCGTTCTGCATGGGCCCCCTCGGTTCTGCAATCTCCAAGAACGGTATCGAAATCACTGACTCCGAATACGTCGTTCTCAACATGGACATCATGACTCGCGCCGGCAAGAAGGTTCTCGATATCTTCAATGCTGACCCGAACGCTGACTTCGTTCCGTGCCTCCACTCTGTTGGTAAGCCGCTCAACAACGGCGAAAAGGACAACGGCATCTGGCCCTGCGCTGACGTTGAATTCAAGTACATCTCCCAGTTCCCGGAAGAACACCTCGTGTGGTCCTACGGTTCCGGTTACGGTGGAAACGCTCTGCTCGGCAAGAAGTGCTTCGCTCTCCGTATCGCTACCGTTCTCGCTCGCGACGAAGGCTGGCTCGCTGAACACATGCTCATCCTCAAGCTCACCAACCCGAAGGGCGAAGTTAAGTACGTAACTGGCGCATTCCCGTCTGCTTGCGGTAAGACCAACCTCGCTATGCTCATCCCGACTATCCCGGGCTGGAAGGTCGAAACCATCGGTGACGATATTGCATGGATGAAGTTTGGTGCTGATGGCCGTCTCTACGCTATCAACCCTGAAGCTGGCTTCTTCGGCGTTGCTCCGGGCACCTCCGCAGAATCCAACAAGAACGCTCTTATCTCTGCTGAAAAGAACACCATCTACACCAACTGCGCACTCACTGAAGATGGCGACGTATGGTGGGAAGGTATCGGCTATCCTGCAACTGGCAAGCTGGTTGACTGGAAGGGCAATACCCGTGACGCTCTCCCCAAGGACAAGGCTCCGAAGGGCGAAGAAATGGCTCACCCCAATGCTCGCTTCACCGCTCCGGCATATCAGTGCCCCTGCATTGCTGAAGAATGGGAAAATCCGGCAGGCGTTCCGATCTCCGCAATCCTCTTCGGCGGTCGTCGTCCGTCCACCATTCCTCTGGTTCACCAGTCCCTGAGCTGGAACCACGGCGTGTTCCTCGGCTCCATCGTTGGTTCCGAAATCACCGCTGCTTCCACCATTAACGCTGCTGAAGTCGGTAAGATCCGTCGCGACCCGTTCGCAATCCTCCCGTTCTGCGGCTACAATATGGGTGACTACTTCAAGCACTGGATCGAAATCGGTAAGAAGTCTACCGAAGACAAGCTCCCCAAGATCTTCTACGTCAACTGGTTCCGTAAGGACGCTGACAATGCAGAACTTCCGGGTGGCTTCATGTGGCCGGGTTACGGCGACAACAGCCGCGTCCTCGCTTGGATCTTCGACCGTTGCAACGGCGTTGACAATGCTAAGGAAACCCCGATTGGTCTGATGCCGGCAGACGGCGCCCTCAATGTTGAAGGCCTCGCTGAATGCTACAAGAAGACTCTCCCTGCCATCACTTCCGTTGATGTTGAAGGCTGGAAGAAGGAACTCGCTGACGTTAAGGAAAATCACTATCCGAAGTTCGGCGCTCACCTTCCGAAGGAACTGAACGACATCATCGACATGATCCAGGATCGTCTGAACAAGGCATAA
- the glgC gene encoding glucose-1-phosphate adenylyltransferase yields MSWSYSREHQKNILCMIMAGGQGSRLQPLTRDRAKPAVHFGGTYRIIDFVLNNFINSGIFKIKVLTQFKSDSLNKHISAAWNLNASLDQYVDLVPAQMRTGDDWYKGTADAIFQNINLITDERPDLVAIFGGDHIYKMDINQMIDFHLSRAALLTIAAIPVPVSEASEFGIIEVDQDNRMIGFEEKPKNPKEMPGNPGYCLASMGNYIFTSKFLVRELMKGAESGATDFGKHIIPALYKDYPVYVYDFNTNIVRGEQSRTKGYWRDVGTLDAFFEANMDLCSENPPFDLYNNYWPIRTFNWNQPPARFFAGDNEAHQGAAIDSIVSSGCIIGGGTVVKSILSPGVSIQKDAMVEEAILFPNVTIGPGAKVRRAIIEKGLHIPAGFEIGYDLERDRKLFHVTESGIVVLAKDTIIKA; encoded by the coding sequence ATGAGCTGGTCCTATTCTAGAGAACACCAGAAAAACATTCTCTGCATGATCATGGCCGGTGGCCAGGGCAGCCGTCTGCAGCCCCTCACCCGCGACCGTGCAAAGCCTGCCGTTCATTTCGGCGGTACTTACCGTATTATCGACTTCGTTCTGAACAACTTCATCAACTCCGGCATCTTCAAGATCAAGGTTTTGACCCAGTTCAAGTCCGACTCTCTGAACAAGCACATTTCTGCTGCCTGGAACCTGAACGCCAGCCTGGACCAGTACGTGGACCTGGTTCCCGCCCAGATGCGTACCGGCGATGACTGGTATAAGGGAACTGCTGACGCAATCTTCCAGAACATCAACCTGATTACTGACGAACGTCCGGACCTGGTGGCAATCTTCGGTGGTGACCACATCTATAAGATGGACATCAACCAGATGATCGACTTCCACCTGTCCCGCGCAGCCCTCCTGACTATCGCCGCCATTCCCGTTCCGGTTTCCGAAGCTAGCGAATTCGGCATTATCGAAGTGGACCAGGACAACCGTATGATCGGTTTCGAAGAAAAGCCCAAGAATCCCAAGGAAATGCCGGGCAATCCGGGTTACTGCCTGGCTTCTATGGGCAACTACATCTTCACCAGCAAGTTCCTTGTACGTGAATTGATGAAGGGTGCAGAAAGCGGCGCTACCGACTTCGGCAAGCACATCATTCCGGCCCTCTACAAGGACTATCCGGTCTACGTCTACGACTTCAACACCAACATCGTTCGCGGCGAACAGTCCCGTACCAAGGGTTACTGGCGCGACGTGGGTACTTTGGACGCCTTCTTCGAAGCGAACATGGACCTTTGCTCCGAAAATCCGCCGTTCGATCTTTACAACAACTACTGGCCTATCCGTACCTTCAACTGGAACCAGCCTCCTGCACGATTCTTCGCAGGCGATAACGAAGCTCATCAGGGCGCAGCTATTGACTCCATCGTGTCTTCCGGCTGCATCATCGGTGGCGGTACCGTGGTCAAGAGCATCCTCTCTCCGGGCGTATCCATCCAGAAGGACGCCATGGTCGAAGAAGCAATCCTCTTCCCCAACGTGACTATCGGCCCGGGCGCAAAGGTTCGCAGAGCCATTATCGAAA
- a CDS encoding PadR family transcriptional regulator, which yields MNRYDLVLLGLILEHERSGYDIITEVRERELDRWANLSTSTVYNRLTTLEKNECIKGRTERDGNRPERVVFNITDKGRDVLRKEVLKHLTGFNDDPRTLGFAFLFGAENKEVIRTLEAHERRLVQEIEALEKMIANEPRPTLYPEGPFLNCMSRDHILVELKYVRAAIGILRDPLRSKKLDGYFYINFGSRPFNMEDGEVSAESTEK from the coding sequence ATGAATCGTTATGACTTGGTGCTTTTGGGACTTATCCTTGAGCATGAACGCAGCGGCTATGATATCATTACCGAAGTGCGTGAACGTGAACTTGATAGATGGGCTAACTTGAGCACCTCGACGGTCTACAACCGCCTTACGACTCTCGAAAAGAATGAATGCATCAAGGGCCGCACCGAACGCGACGGTAACCGTCCGGAACGTGTGGTGTTCAACATTACCGATAAGGGTAGGGACGTTCTGAGAAAGGAAGTGCTGAAGCACTTGACCGGCTTCAATGATGATCCCCGTACCTTGGGTTTTGCATTCCTGTTCGGTGCCGAAAACAAGGAAGTTATTCGCACTCTGGAAGCTCACGAACGTCGACTGGTCCAGGAAATCGAGGCTCTCGAAAAGATGATCGCCAACGAACCGCGTCCTACCTTGTATCCCGAAGGACCGTTCTTGAACTGCATGAGCCGTGACCACATTCTTGTTGAACTGAAGTATGTGCGTGCCGCTATCGGCATCCTGCGTGACCCGCTGCGCAGCAAGAAGTTGGATGGTTATTTCTACATCAACTTCGGCAGCCGTCCTTTCAACATGGAAGATGGTGAAGTTTCTGCAGAAAGCACTGAAAAATAA